The Dokdonella koreensis DS-123 genome has a segment encoding these proteins:
- a CDS encoding IS3 family transposase — protein MPSGHNAVAESFFATLKNEEATGVYATRATAYAAIARYIHGFYNPVRLHSALGYLSPNDYAKKVKQAA, from the coding sequence CTGCCCTCAGGGCACAATGCTGTCGCCGAGAGCTTCTTCGCGACGCTCAAGAACGAAGAAGCCACCGGCGTATACGCCACCAGGGCAACGGCCTATGCCGCCATCGCCCGCTACATTCATGGCTTCTACAATCCTGTCCGTCTGCACTCCGCGCTTGGTTATCTGTCGCCCAACGACTATGCCAAGAAGGTGAAGCAGGCCGCCTAG
- a CDS encoding transposase, translating to MQHITRRRYTDDFKTQAVALAESVGRSEAARQLDISVKTLGNWLDASRAGRPLSSPNRQPIGDLESELARLRAENATLKMEREILKKATAFFAKESK from the coding sequence ATGCAGCACATCACACGTCGTCGTTACACGGACGACTTCAAGACTCAGGCGGTTGCCTTAGCCGAATCGGTCGGGCGGTCCGAGGCGGCTCGGCAGTTGGACATCTCGGTCAAGACGTTGGGCAACTGGCTGGACGCCTCGCGCGCCGGTCGTCCACTCAGTTCGCCCAATCGCCAGCCGATCGGTGATCTGGAGAGTGAGCTGGCTCGGCTGCGGGCCGAGAACGCCACACTCAAGATGGAGCGCGAGATCCTAAAAAAAGCGACGGCGTTCTTCGCCAAGGAGTCCAAGTGA